Proteins co-encoded in one uncultured Draconibacterium sp. genomic window:
- a CDS encoding two-component regulator propeller domain-containing protein, with the protein MLIRYVLIFCLLVSTNAFGQGIKFEHYSDDQGLSHNSVRHITQDNTGLLWLGTFDGLNSFDGNNFTVYKSNSKLRESLNNDDITALAFNSNSDQMWIGTRNGLTLLDLRTAEFKTFLPEENNPKSLPDPEIRALYIDKFERVWVGTKDQGLYIYNTITNDFTKVEINGFNYIKSICEDADGSIWIGSNSRGGIAKINMNSLGAVVTIKTYELLVPNSEEVNPYTYFIYEDNKSDIFVGTREGLYKLDKAEDTFKLLPMVNASVRNLLGPYFICVAQAPNGKYWVGTLGGLLVCDQLEDISTGNYEWYYSVLSDPSSLVDNSVSALYFDHSGVLWIGTENGLDKYDSYKNQFKSIKDISLFINDKIPRISGFAPTYDDKLIVSTHDNGLFLGGNNKFSVLSNKFKKIASIYTHDGKTFYCGLWNGDILVFNYITRTFSTIDVGFGETPTFAFSRLDNGDLFIGSHGNGAVILNTKKLTYNPLLPDFFYDISINQAFADTDGKLWLATETGVIRFNPVGNEAKMYQNFLLMPGDSLAMCAKDIGADSKGKIWVATTEGLVYYAPSADVFMQVATPGELREDWITDIRFVKNREMWLNFNNNRVGSYNPTTKQLDIYHINNGIRLDIFSNRGFLLLNDSIVYVPGKDGIIYFPTTIVKDNSASEPPFITEVKVQNEEVLPGDIINGQEILSEDINYSKRMTLKYANRNFSLSFSSPSYVNVRLNKYQYMLEGFDEEWITSDNNSRNIQYTNLYPGTYIFKVKVQNSSGFWSDVSAYTIDIEPPFWLTYKSIILFVLLISLIIYFVHTQIRKSMLLKQELVLEKVKHEKDEKLNDEKLRFFTNISHELRTPISLILGPAKQLIEEGRVTDYQKSRVELILNNSGRLLHLVNQLLDFRKAQTGELKLKVSDTDILQLTKNAFNSFKSFASEKNISFNLATEQDQILGWIDRDKYDKVLYNLLSNAIKFTPKYGHVDLYVGVINDGAQKLHVEVSDNGIGIPPESVEKIFKRFYQAENSKTENTGSGIGLSLVESLLKIHKATINVQSEQGKGSVFTVKIPIERNSYEEHEIFDVNTTVYEEEEQPKLAAKQVLQSASLKEKILVVEDNKELRKFIVDYLSDTYKVYEAEDGLKGLLLCRQIKPMLCISDVKMPVKDGFEFCVELKKDDLISHIPVILLTALSDNENQIKGYKLGADAYVAKPFDPLLLKIQIQNIIKSRLDLKAKFSEEVESKINILSHSPVDEVFINKLSHLIEENIQNPDLKIDFLCKEMGTSSSKLYRKIKELTNLSPNEFVRTLRLKKSAQLLKTKEYNVSEVSDIVGFNDPLYFSRCFKKQFGFSPSTLL; encoded by the coding sequence ATGCTTATCAGGTATGTATTGATATTTTGTTTGTTAGTCTCCACAAACGCGTTTGGTCAGGGAATAAAATTCGAACATTATTCCGACGATCAGGGGCTTTCACATAACTCCGTAAGGCATATCACCCAAGACAATACCGGTTTATTGTGGCTGGGTACTTTTGACGGGCTAAACAGTTTCGATGGTAACAACTTTACAGTTTACAAAAGCAATTCGAAATTACGCGAAAGCTTAAACAACGACGACATTACTGCACTTGCTTTCAACAGCAACTCCGACCAAATGTGGATTGGAACAAGAAATGGGCTTACCCTACTTGATTTAAGAACAGCTGAGTTTAAAACTTTTCTCCCCGAGGAAAACAACCCAAAAAGTTTACCTGATCCTGAAATAAGAGCCTTGTACATCGATAAGTTCGAACGTGTTTGGGTGGGCACAAAAGACCAGGGGTTGTACATATACAACACAATAACCAACGATTTTACAAAAGTTGAAATCAATGGTTTTAACTACATTAAATCAATATGCGAAGACGCCGATGGTTCGATTTGGATTGGCAGTAACAGCAGAGGTGGCATTGCAAAGATTAATATGAACAGTTTAGGTGCTGTTGTAACCATAAAGACCTACGAATTGCTTGTTCCCAATTCAGAAGAAGTAAACCCTTATACCTACTTTATTTACGAGGACAATAAATCGGATATTTTTGTGGGAACAAGAGAAGGCCTGTATAAACTCGATAAAGCAGAAGATACTTTTAAGTTACTTCCGATGGTGAATGCTTCGGTTCGGAACTTGTTAGGTCCTTATTTTATTTGTGTAGCACAAGCTCCGAACGGGAAATATTGGGTTGGAACACTTGGCGGTTTGCTTGTTTGCGATCAGTTGGAAGATATTAGTACCGGAAATTACGAGTGGTATTATTCGGTATTGTCTGATCCATCGTCGCTGGTTGATAATTCCGTTTCTGCTTTATATTTCGATCATTCTGGTGTATTGTGGATAGGTACCGAGAATGGACTTGACAAATATGACTCGTACAAGAATCAGTTTAAAAGCATAAAAGATATTTCGCTTTTTATCAACGATAAGATTCCGCGAATTAGTGGTTTCGCTCCTACTTATGACGATAAACTAATTGTATCCACCCACGACAATGGTTTGTTTTTAGGCGGGAACAATAAATTTTCGGTGCTTTCAAACAAATTCAAAAAAATAGCCAGCATTTATACACACGATGGGAAAACATTTTATTGCGGATTATGGAATGGTGATATTCTGGTATTTAATTACATTACCCGAACTTTTTCAACGATTGATGTAGGTTTTGGAGAAACACCAACTTTTGCTTTTTCGAGGTTAGATAATGGCGATTTATTTATAGGATCGCACGGGAATGGCGCAGTTATTCTTAACACCAAAAAGTTGACATACAACCCACTACTTCCCGATTTTTTCTACGACATTTCAATTAACCAGGCATTTGCCGATACCGATGGCAAACTTTGGTTGGCCACGGAAACGGGAGTAATACGTTTCAATCCTGTAGGAAATGAGGCTAAAATGTACCAAAACTTCCTGCTTATGCCGGGAGATTCTTTGGCTATGTGTGCAAAAGATATCGGGGCCGACAGCAAGGGGAAAATTTGGGTAGCTACAACTGAAGGACTGGTTTATTACGCGCCTTCGGCAGATGTGTTTATGCAGGTTGCCACGCCCGGCGAACTTCGTGAAGACTGGATTACCGATATTCGGTTTGTGAAGAACAGAGAAATGTGGTTAAACTTTAACAACAACAGGGTTGGAAGTTACAATCCAACTACAAAACAGTTAGATATTTATCATATAAATAACGGAATCCGACTCGATATTTTTAGTAACAGGGGTTTTTTACTTCTTAATGATTCAATTGTTTATGTGCCGGGAAAAGACGGAATTATATATTTCCCCACAACTATTGTTAAAGATAATTCAGCTTCGGAACCACCATTTATTACCGAAGTAAAAGTTCAGAACGAAGAAGTTCTTCCGGGCGATATTATTAACGGACAGGAAATTCTTAGCGAGGATATTAACTATTCCAAAAGAATGACATTAAAATATGCCAACCGCAATTTTTCTCTTTCATTTTCATCGCCATCGTATGTTAACGTTCGATTGAATAAATACCAGTACATGCTCGAAGGTTTTGATGAAGAGTGGATTACGAGCGATAATAATTCACGCAATATTCAATATACCAATTTGTACCCGGGTACTTATATTTTTAAAGTTAAGGTGCAAAATAGCAGCGGATTTTGGAGCGATGTGTCGGCTTATACAATCGATATTGAGCCCCCTTTCTGGCTTACTTATAAAAGCATAATATTGTTTGTTCTTCTTATTTCTTTAATTATCTACTTTGTACATACACAAATAAGAAAGAGTATGTTGTTGAAGCAGGAATTGGTTCTTGAGAAAGTAAAGCACGAAAAAGACGAAAAGCTAAACGACGAAAAATTGCGGTTTTTCACCAATATTTCTCACGAATTGCGTACGCCAATTTCATTAATTCTTGGACCCGCGAAACAACTTATTGAAGAAGGACGTGTTACCGATTACCAAAAAAGTCGTGTGGAGTTAATTCTGAATAATTCGGGCAGATTATTGCATCTGGTTAACCAACTGCTTGATTTCAGAAAAGCACAAACCGGTGAGTTAAAACTAAAAGTTTCGGATACCGACATTTTACAACTAACTAAAAATGCATTTAACTCTTTTAAAAGTTTTGCATCAGAAAAAAATATTAGTTTCAATTTAGCCACTGAGCAGGATCAAATTTTGGGCTGGATTGATCGCGATAAATACGATAAGGTGCTTTACAACCTTTTGTCGAACGCTATAAAATTCACGCCAAAATATGGCCATGTCGATTTGTATGTGGGGGTGATAAACGATGGAGCACAAAAACTACATGTTGAAGTTAGCGACAACGGCATCGGTATTCCTCCCGAAAGTGTTGAGAAAATTTTTAAACGTTTTTACCAGGCCGAGAACAGTAAAACGGAAAACACCGGATCGGGGATTGGTTTATCGTTGGTGGAGTCGCTGCTTAAAATACATAAGGCAACAATAAATGTACAAAGCGAACAGGGAAAAGGCAGTGTTTTTACCGTTAAAATACCCATTGAAAGAAATAGCTATGAAGAGCACGAAATATTTGATGTAAACACAACAGTATACGAAGAGGAAGAACAACCCAAATTGGCTGCCAAACAGGTACTTCAGTCAGCTTCGTTAAAAGAAAAAATACTTGTGGTTGAAGACAACAAAGAATTAAGAAAGTTTATTGTTGATTATTTATCGGACACCTACAAGGTTTATGAAGCCGAAGACGGACTTAAAGGACTATTGCTTTGCCGGCAGATAAAACCAATGCTGTGTATTTCTGATGTTAAAATGCCGGTTAAAGACGGTTTCGAGTTTTGTGTAGAACTAAAAAAGGACGACTTGATCAGTCACATTCCGGTTATTTTGCTAACAGCATTATCCGATAACGAAAACCAGATTAAAGGCTACAAACTGGGTGCGGACGCGTATGTTGCAAAACCCTTCGATCCTTTGTTGCTAAAAATACAGATTCAGAATATAATTAAATCGAGGCTCGATTTAAAAGCCAAATTTTCGGAAGAGGTTGAAAGTAAAATAAACATTTTATCGCACTCTCCGGTTGACGAGGTATTTATCAACAAGCTTAGCCACCTGATTGAAGAGAATATACAAAACCCAGATCTAAAAATCGATTTTCTGTGTAAAGAAATGGGAACAAGTTCGTCGAAGCTATACCGTAAAATCAAGGAATTAACAAACCTTTCGCCCAACGAATTTGTAAGGACTTTACGCCTAAAAAAATCAGCTCAACTGTTAAAAACCAAAGAATACAATGTTTCGGAAGTATCTGATATTGTTGGCTTTAACGATCCGCTTTACTTTAGCCGTTGTTTTAAAAAACAGTTTGGTTTTTCGCCGAGTACTTTGTTGTAA